A single Thermodesulfobacteriota bacterium DNA region contains:
- a CDS encoding LLM class F420-dependent oxidoreductase: MKFGISIFATDYAMHPSELAREVEERGFESIWFPEHTHIPVRRTSPFPGGGELPKQYWHTYDLFVALTAAAMATTRLRIASGICLMVEHDPITAAKQVASLDALSGGRFIFGIGGGWNAEEMSNHGTYFKKRWQILRERILAMKEIWASDEAEFHGEYVDFDRILSYPKPVQKPHPPIYMGGFGPRTFDRVVEFCDGWVPIAIPPDDMGRLVIALRDAAGHAGRDPDELTVTYMTLPGPSREDVDTLAEAGVERIVFTTPTGGTDVVLPVLDGFAKLAGL, translated from the coding sequence ATGAAATTCGGCATTTCGATATTCGCGACCGATTACGCCATGCACCCCTCGGAGCTCGCGCGCGAGGTGGAGGAGCGCGGCTTCGAATCGATATGGTTCCCCGAGCACACGCACATCCCCGTCAGGCGCACGAGCCCGTTCCCCGGGGGAGGGGAGCTGCCGAAGCAGTACTGGCACACGTACGACCTGTTCGTCGCGCTCACCGCCGCAGCCATGGCGACGACGCGGCTCCGCATCGCGTCGGGCATATGCCTCATGGTCGAGCACGACCCGATTACGGCGGCGAAACAGGTCGCGAGCCTCGACGCCCTTTCGGGAGGGCGGTTCATATTCGGCATAGGGGGCGGATGGAACGCCGAGGAGATGTCGAACCACGGGACGTATTTCAAGAAGCGCTGGCAGATACTGCGCGAGCGGATACTCGCCATGAAGGAGATCTGGGCCAGCGACGAGGCCGAGTTCCACGGCGAGTACGTCGATTTCGACAGGATACTCTCCTATCCCAAGCCCGTGCAGAAGCCGCATCCTCCCATATACATGGGCGGGTTCGGGCCGCGCACGTTCGACCGTGTGGTCGAGTTCTGCGACGGGTGGGTTCCGATCGCGATCCCGCCGGACGACATGGGGCGGCTGGTAATAGCGCTCAGGGACGCGGCGGGGCACGCCGGGAGGGACCCCGACGAGCTGACGGTTACGTACATGACGCTGCCGGGTCCTTCGCGGGAGGACGTCGATACGCTGGCCGAAGCCGGCGTCGAAAGGATAGTGTTCACGACGCCCACGGGCGGGACGGACGTCGTGCTGCCTGTGCTGGACGGGTTTGCGAAGCTGGCGGGGCTTTGA
- a CDS encoding class I SAM-dependent methyltransferase gives MEERFDPKKRFNERATVYDADVLKIIPGYAALHETVCHLLETTLPENAFVLVAGVGTGNETVSLAERNPGWRVTGFDIAENMIATASAKVEARGLGHRVELIHGTVNDVFQEAFDGAAALLVMHFIPYAQKLSFLREINFRLRPGGTLLLADFTGDRGSFEFESFVTAWEDYMLERRERKDVDETVGHTRRDLDILSHASMVELIQRAGFLHPRLFWKSLVFSAYVAEKGE, from the coding sequence ATGGAAGAGAGATTCGATCCGAAAAAGAGATTCAACGAAAGGGCCACGGTTTACGACGCCGACGTGCTGAAGATAATCCCGGGTTACGCCGCGCTCCACGAAACGGTGTGTCATTTGCTGGAAACCACCCTGCCCGAAAACGCGTTCGTGCTGGTCGCCGGGGTCGGCACGGGGAACGAGACCGTTTCGCTCGCCGAGCGCAATCCCGGATGGCGTGTGACGGGGTTCGACATCGCGGAGAACATGATAGCCACCGCCTCGGCGAAGGTGGAAGCGCGGGGGCTCGGGCACAGGGTCGAGCTCATCCACGGCACCGTCAACGACGTATTCCAGGAGGCGTTCGACGGCGCGGCCGCGCTCCTCGTGATGCACTTCATACCATACGCGCAGAAGCTCTCGTTCCTCCGGGAGATAAACTTCAGGCTGAGGCCCGGCGGGACTCTCCTCCTGGCCGACTTCACGGGCGACAGGGGGTCGTTCGAGTTCGAGTCGTTCGTGACCGCGTGGGAGGATTACATGCTCGAAAGGAGGGAGAGGAAAGACGTAGACGAGACGGTGGGCCACACGCGGCGGGACCTCGACATACTCTCGCATGCGAGCATGGTCGAGCTCATACAGCGCGCCGGGTTCCTCCACCCGCGGCTCTTCTGGAAGTCGCTGGTGTTCAGCGCGTACGTTGCGGAGAAGGGAGAGTAG
- a CDS encoding IPTL-CTERM sorting domain-containing protein translates to MPAPIFGIPTLSEWGMIAVAAGFILIGVFYAVRKRRASA, encoded by the coding sequence ATGCCTGCACCGATCTTCGGAATTCCGACTCTGTCCGAATGGGGCATGATCGCGGTGGCCGCCGGTTTTATTCTCATCGGCGTTTTCTATGCCGTGAGGAAGAGAAGAGCGTCGGCTTGA
- a CDS encoding methyltransferase domain-containing protein: protein MSIDQSKLEELIGRAIVDFGGAYHAGLAVIGDKLGLYKALADNGPMTPAELAEKTGTAERYVREWASCQAAGGYVTYDPDSGKFSLSPEQALAFADETSPAFLPGAFQVAVSAIRSYPEIEKRFRTGDGFGWHQHDHGLFEGTERFFRPSYIANLTSGWIPSLDGVVEKLEEGALVADVGCGHGASTILMAKTWPNSTFIGYDYHGPSVERARQAAEKAGVSGNTSFEVAASKGYPGTDYDLVTFFDCLHDMGDPVGASAHVLKSLAPDGTWMIVEPYANDKIEDNINPVGRAYYGASTLICTPASLDQEVGLALGAQAGEARIKDVVTKGGFTRFRRASETPFNLVFEARP from the coding sequence ATGTCAATCGATCAATCAAAGCTTGAAGAGCTTATAGGAAGGGCGATAGTGGATTTCGGGGGCGCGTATCACGCCGGGCTCGCCGTCATAGGAGACAAGCTCGGGCTTTACAAGGCCCTCGCGGATAACGGCCCGATGACCCCGGCCGAGCTCGCGGAAAAGACCGGCACGGCCGAGAGGTACGTAAGGGAATGGGCATCCTGCCAGGCGGCAGGCGGATACGTGACCTACGACCCCGACTCGGGAAAGTTCAGCCTCTCCCCCGAGCAGGCGCTTGCCTTCGCCGACGAGACGAGCCCAGCTTTCCTTCCCGGCGCGTTTCAGGTGGCCGTTTCGGCCATCCGCTCGTACCCCGAGATAGAAAAGCGGTTCCGCACGGGAGACGGTTTCGGCTGGCACCAGCACGACCACGGCCTTTTCGAAGGGACGGAAAGGTTCTTCCGCCCGAGCTATATAGCCAACCTGACGTCGGGCTGGATACCGTCGCTGGACGGCGTCGTCGAAAAGCTCGAAGAAGGGGCGCTCGTGGCAGACGTCGGATGCGGGCACGGCGCTTCGACGATACTCATGGCGAAGACCTGGCCGAATTCTACTTTCATCGGCTACGACTACCACGGGCCGTCGGTCGAAAGGGCCCGGCAGGCGGCGGAAAAGGCGGGAGTATCCGGCAACACGAGCTTCGAGGTGGCGGCTTCGAAGGGCTATCCGGGGACGGATTACGACCTCGTAACGTTCTTCGACTGCCTCCACGACATGGGCGATCCGGTGGGCGCGTCGGCCCACGTGCTGAAGTCCCTCGCGCCCGACGGAACGTGGATGATCGTCGAGCCCTATGCGAACGACAAAATAGAGGATAATATTAATCCTGTCGGAAGGGCTTACTACGGCGCGTCCACGCTGATATGCACCCCGGCGTCGCTCGACCAGGAGGTCGGGCTCGCACTCGGGGCACAGGCGGGCGAGGCCAGGATCAAGGACGTCGTCACGAAGGGCGGCTTCACGAGATTCAGGCGTGCGTCCGAAACACCGTTCAACCTCGTTTTCGAAGCAAGGCCCTGA
- a CDS encoding peptidase, with protein sequence MTFCVGMKVRKGLVGIADTLVTTGAESITARKVTIHQYGRHSLFLMTSGLRSVRDKALTYFNEVPDQDDSTFDKLYKAVNAFAQQVRRVGEEDRKALEEAGLHFNLFSIIGGQLEKDTEHKLYMLYPQGNWVEVGQGTPYYLIGESSYGKPIMDRALSYELNMETALKIGYLAFDATRTSAIDVDFPIDVVLYRADTYDIVEHRYERSELLAISDWWQKRLREGIRELPHDWVKAAFDKLEDSK encoded by the coding sequence GTGACTTTTTGCGTAGGCATGAAGGTGCGGAAGGGGCTCGTGGGGATCGCCGATACGCTCGTTACGACGGGGGCCGAGAGCATAACGGCGAGGAAGGTTACGATACACCAGTACGGGCGGCACTCGCTCTTCCTGATGACGTCGGGCCTCCGGTCCGTACGCGACAAGGCGCTCACCTATTTTAACGAGGTGCCCGACCAGGACGACTCGACGTTCGACAAGCTGTACAAGGCCGTGAACGCCTTCGCCCAGCAGGTAAGGCGCGTCGGCGAGGAAGACAGGAAGGCCCTCGAAGAGGCGGGGCTTCACTTCAACCTCTTCTCGATAATCGGAGGCCAGCTCGAAAAGGACACCGAGCACAAGCTCTACATGCTCTACCCCCAGGGCAACTGGGTCGAGGTCGGGCAGGGGACGCCGTATTACCTCATCGGCGAGTCGAGCTACGGGAAGCCCATCATGGACAGGGCGCTTTCCTACGAGCTCAACATGGAAACGGCACTCAAGATAGGCTACCTCGCGTTCGACGCGACGCGGACGAGCGCCATAGACGTAGACTTCCCTATAGACGTCGTGCTCTATAGAGCCGACACGTACGACATCGTAGAGCACAGGTACGAGCGGTCGGAGCTCCTGGCGATCTCGGACTGGTGGCAGAAGAGGCTCCGCGAGGGGATAAGGGAGCTGCCCCACGACTGGGTGAAGGCGGCCTTCGACAAGCTCGAGGATTCGAAGTGA
- a CDS encoding group III truncated hemoglobin has translation MERFYGRLMTDPFIGFLFTDCVDIDLREHLPIISDFWETILFQKPAYKRGPQVMNVHLALNQKAELKHFHFRRWLHLFNKTLDELFDGPVAERAKERSVSIAEVMKQRIGVKIDC, from the coding sequence GTGGAAAGGTTCTACGGCAGGCTCATGACGGACCCGTTCATAGGGTTCCTGTTCACGGACTGCGTCGATATAGACCTCCGCGAGCACCTGCCCATAATCAGCGATTTCTGGGAAACCATCCTCTTCCAGAAACCGGCCTACAAGCGCGGGCCGCAGGTGATGAACGTGCACCTTGCGCTCAATCAGAAGGCTGAGCTGAAGCACTTTCACTTCCGCCGGTGGCTCCATCTGTTTAACAAGACCTTGGACGAGCTGTTCGACGGCCCCGTGGCCGAGCGCGCCAAGGAGCGGTCGGTCTCCATCGCCGAGGTCATGAAGCAGCGCATCGGCGTCAAGATCGACTGCTGA
- a CDS encoding sigma 54-interacting transcriptional regulator, producing MSLDAAKQIRELDEERVLRTLIESTSSVTGKRFFYAIVENLSKALGTEGAWLTVLNKEKRTLKALAFLMKGEWLDDYEYDFTGTICEEVVMADKLVHYPDNIMDIYPHSDTLRSFKAVSFMGAPLKDVDGTTLGYLSVLDTRPIPADDRLSGVFNIFAERAVAELRRLRAEQKLREREEKLSSLLDSAMDSIIELDSGLRVNLVNSAAEKLFGFSAGALEGNDFARFLAKESRDRLSRLIKELEALPDGRKKLWIHGGLSAVTADGSPFEAEATLSAYEVDRKIFYTLILRSVSERLEARRQISSLMDAAKYLEEEIIELGNYDEIIGRSPAIAEVLEDVRKVAGTDATVLILGETGTGKEVIARAIHKAGRRSARPLIKVNCAAIPGSLIESEFFGHEAGAFTGATKKRVGRFAAADGGTIFLDEIGELPLDLQSKLLRVLQEGEFEPVGSSRTVRVDVRVLAATNRDLRRAVEKGEFREDLYYRLNVFPISIPPLRERGDDICLFARFFAQKFAKRMGRDISPLTDRCIEKLLSYRWPGNVRELQNVIERAVITSPGGALDLGRALPETVIGPGEAAPTPAKEAVSVYRLEELAELERRNILKALEAARGRIYGKGGAAELLGMNPSTLRSRMKTLGIKKP from the coding sequence ATGAGCCTTGATGCAGCGAAGCAGATACGCGAGCTCGACGAAGAGCGGGTCCTGAGAACGCTCATCGAATCGACGTCCTCCGTCACCGGGAAGCGGTTCTTCTACGCCATCGTCGAAAACCTCTCCAAGGCCCTCGGCACCGAAGGCGCCTGGCTCACCGTCCTCAACAAGGAAAAACGCACGCTCAAGGCCCTGGCCTTTCTGATGAAGGGCGAATGGCTCGACGACTACGAGTACGACTTCACGGGCACCATCTGCGAAGAGGTCGTCATGGCCGACAAGCTCGTCCACTACCCCGACAACATAATGGACATCTACCCCCACAGCGACACGCTGAGGTCGTTCAAGGCGGTGAGCTTCATGGGCGCGCCGCTCAAGGACGTGGACGGGACGACGCTCGGCTATCTTTCCGTGCTCGACACGCGGCCCATCCCCGCCGACGACCGCCTGAGCGGTGTTTTCAACATATTCGCCGAAAGGGCGGTCGCCGAGCTCAGAAGGCTCCGCGCCGAGCAAAAGCTCCGCGAGCGTGAGGAGAAGCTGTCGAGCCTCCTCGACTCCGCCATGGATTCGATAATCGAGCTCGACTCCGGGCTCCGCGTGAACCTCGTCAACTCGGCCGCCGAAAAGCTCTTCGGCTTCAGTGCGGGCGCCCTCGAAGGCAACGACTTCGCGCGCTTCCTGGCGAAAGAAAGCAGGGACAGGCTCTCCCGGCTCATTAAAGAGCTCGAAGCGCTCCCCGACGGCAGGAAAAAGCTCTGGATACACGGCGGCCTCAGCGCCGTAACGGCCGACGGCTCGCCGTTCGAGGCCGAGGCGACGCTCTCGGCATACGAGGTCGATAGAAAAATTTTCTACACCCTCATACTGAGAAGCGTAAGCGAAAGGCTCGAAGCCCGGCGGCAGATAAGCTCGCTCATGGACGCCGCGAAGTATCTGGAAGAAGAGATCATCGAGCTCGGAAACTACGACGAGATCATAGGCCGGAGCCCCGCCATTGCCGAAGTGCTCGAAGACGTCCGCAAGGTCGCGGGGACGGACGCGACCGTCCTCATACTGGGCGAGACGGGAACGGGAAAGGAAGTGATCGCCCGCGCGATACACAAGGCCGGCCGCCGGAGCGCGCGGCCCTTGATAAAGGTAAACTGCGCGGCCATTCCCGGGAGCCTCATCGAAAGCGAGTTCTTCGGCCACGAGGCGGGCGCGTTCACCGGCGCGACGAAAAAGCGCGTAGGCAGGTTCGCCGCCGCCGACGGGGGGACGATATTCCTCGACGAGATAGGGGAGCTCCCTCTCGACCTTCAATCGAAGCTCCTCCGCGTGCTCCAGGAGGGCGAGTTCGAGCCCGTCGGCAGCTCGCGCACGGTGAGGGTGGACGTCCGCGTCCTCGCCGCTACGAACCGCGACCTCCGGCGCGCGGTCGAAAAGGGCGAATTCCGCGAAGACCTCTACTACAGGCTCAACGTTTTTCCGATCAGCATCCCCCCGCTTCGCGAAAGGGGAGACGACATCTGCCTCTTCGCGCGCTTTTTCGCCCAAAAGTTCGCGAAGCGCATGGGCAGGGACATAAGCCCCCTCACGGACCGGTGCATCGAAAAGCTGCTCTCCTACCGTTGGCCCGGCAACGTAAGGGAGCTCCAGAACGTCATCGAAAGGGCGGTCATCACCTCCCCGGGCGGGGCGCTCGACCTCGGCCGCGCGCTGCCCGAAACGGTTATCGGGCCCGGGGAGGCGGCCCCGACTCCCGCGAAAGAAGCCGTGTCCGTCTACAGGCTCGAAGAGCTGGCCGAGCTCGAACGGCGCAACATCCTGAAGGCGCTCGAAGCCGCCCGAGGAAGGATCTACGGCAAGGGCGGGGCGGCCGAGCTTCTCGGTATGAATCCCTCTACCCTGCGCTCGCGTATGAAGACCCTCGGGATTAAGAAGCCCTGA
- a CDS encoding transglutaminase family protein: MRISITHNTTYKYNDSVFLDPHTIRLRPKCDASQTLISFEIEIDPKPDGMTNIVDVAGNDSICAWFSGRHGSLNITTKSVVDTLRVNPYDYIITEPGVTKIPAFYPKYYVPALRAFMSRNTEPDGQMDKFVFTVFEESGPDTLAFLAALNSRVYNDFEQVIRHEGPPYPAEVTLGFGRGACRDLTMLFIEACRSVGLAARFVSGYREAELMSDERQLHAWAEVYLPGGGWRGYDPSSGLAVADSHVAVAAGVIPEEAAPVQGSYRGSGARSIIDFDIDIKIEEPVEQ; encoded by the coding sequence ATGCGAATATCCATAACCCACAACACGACCTACAAATACAACGACTCCGTATTTTTAGACCCGCACACGATCAGGCTCAGGCCGAAGTGCGACGCCTCGCAGACGCTCATAAGCTTCGAGATAGAAATCGATCCGAAACCGGACGGCATGACGAATATCGTGGACGTCGCCGGGAACGACAGCATATGCGCGTGGTTCTCCGGACGGCACGGCAGCCTTAACATCACGACGAAGTCCGTCGTCGATACGCTCCGTGTAAACCCCTACGACTACATAATCACCGAGCCGGGCGTGACGAAGATACCGGCGTTCTACCCGAAGTACTACGTCCCCGCGCTGCGGGCGTTCATGTCGAGGAACACCGAGCCCGACGGGCAGATGGACAAGTTCGTGTTCACCGTCTTCGAGGAATCCGGGCCCGACACGCTCGCCTTCCTCGCGGCGCTCAACTCGCGCGTCTACAACGACTTCGAGCAGGTCATAAGGCACGAGGGGCCGCCCTACCCCGCCGAGGTCACGCTCGGCTTCGGGCGCGGCGCGTGCAGGGACCTCACCATGCTCTTCATCGAGGCGTGCAGGTCGGTCGGGCTCGCGGCCAGGTTCGTCAGCGGCTACAGGGAGGCCGAGCTCATGAGCGACGAAAGGCAGCTCCACGCCTGGGCCGAGGTGTACCTCCCCGGCGGAGGATGGAGGGGATACGACCCTTCGAGCGGACTGGCGGTGGCCGACTCCCACGTCGCCGTCGCCGCCGGTGTCATCCCCGAGGAAGCCGCTCCCGTCCAGGGATCCTACAGGGGCAGCGGCGCCCGCTCCATAATCGACTTCGACATCGACATAAAGATCGAGGAGCCGGTAGAACAATAG